From one Amia ocellicauda isolate fAmiCal2 chromosome 17, fAmiCal2.hap1, whole genome shotgun sequence genomic stretch:
- the rnf215 gene encoding RING finger protein 215 — MYRAAMAVDSCWCWMSIISVLWGPSLWSSLGVSGERVALVEVFLRDRPGSTLLQGSPLDGESAVDRDQKSQGHSRECVEGSLRLVQVQGEEVDLQMDSEAEVPWIGVVPVKLDEREAPQGNQESFAAAVVNKMKRALVLGASALLILALNQNTIREMDLSQVLSKPVIVIQTSENVTRLIGALLRGLRATAKITYKSILQDNLGATLTLWSSCGRSRGGLYGEWQGVICTGETNSQVQKYLQQLWNTVLLVALILCTGVIVQARWQYRHNQLNDDMELHPKQDIVKRLAALKTRKYYPPKTRSEQGQAGETDNCAVCLEPFSKNQCLRVLPCLHEFHRDCVDPWLLLQQTCPLCKRSILGNACKDH; from the exons ATGTATCGTGCTGCTATGGCCGTGGACAGCTGTTGGTGCTGGATGTCCATCATCTCGGTGCTGTGGGGCCCGTCACTGTGGTCAAGCCTCGGAGTTTCGGGGGAGCGCGTTGCCTTGGTGGAGGTGTTTCTCCGGGACCGGCCGGGATCCACTCTGCTGCAGGGATCTCCGCTGGACGGGGAAAGCGCCGTTGACCGCGACCAGAAGAGCCAGGGCCACAGCCGCGAGTGCGTCGAGGGCAGCCTGCGGCTG gttcaggttcagggAGAAGAGGTAGATCTCCAGATGGACTCAGAAGCAGAGGTGCCCTGGATTGGAGTGGTTCCTGTCAAGCTAGACGAGAGGGAAGCACCCCAAGGCAACCAGGAGTCCTTTGCAGCTGCAGTAGTTAACAAG ATGAAAAGAGCGCTGGTTCTGGGAGCCTCAGCCCTTCTCATCCTAGCGCTGAATCAGAACACCATCCGAGAG ATGGATCTTTCCCAGGTGCTCTCCAAGCCAGTCATTGTGATCCAGACCTCAGAAAACGTCACAAGGCTGATTGGGGCTCTGCTCAG GGGCCTGCGGGCGACAGCAAAGATCACATACAAGTCCATCCTGCAGGATAATCTG GGGGCCACTCTGACCCTTTGGTCAAGCTGTGGCCGGTCCAGGGGGGGGCTCTACGGGGAGTGGCAAGGGGTCATCTGCACTGGAGAGACCAATTCTCAGGTTCAG AAATACCTCCAGCAGCTGTGGAATACAGTTCTCCTGGTGGCTCTGATTCTGTGCACTGGGGTGATAGTGCAAGCGCGCTGGCAGTACAGACACAACCAGCTCAACGATGACATGGAG TTACACCCAAAACAGGACATTGTGAAACGTCTGGCTGCCTTAAAAACGAGAAAGTACTACCCGCCCAAGACACGCAGCGAGCAGGGACaggccggggagacggacaacTGTGCGGTGTGCCTGGAGCCCTTCAGCAAGAACCAG TGTTTGAGGGTCCTGCCGTGTCTTCACGAGTTCCACAGAGACTGTGTGGACCCCTGGCTGCTCCTTCAGCAGACGTGTCCCCTCTGCAAGCGCAGCATACTGG GTAATGCCTGCAAAGACCACTAA